One window of Candidatus Hydrogenedentota bacterium genomic DNA carries:
- a CDS encoding response regulator, whose amino-acid sequence MLLDVKMPGMSGLEVLKEAVQRRPELPIILLTAYIDVRDAVAAIKLGAKDYLEKPIDIDEL is encoded by the coding sequence ATGCTACTTGATGTGAAAATGCCGGGTATGTCCGGTCTTGAAGTTTTAAAGGAAGCTGTCCAAAGAAGACCTGAACTGCCCATTATTTTATTAACCGCCTATATTGATGTGCGCGATGCTGTCGCCGCCATTAAACTGGGGGCAAAAGACTATTTAGAAAAACCCATTGACATTGATGAGCTC